From the genome of Geobacter sp. SVR, one region includes:
- the rnpA gene encoding ribonuclease P protein component, with product MPDSCTFPKSSRLRKRADFVRLFDAPHKFNAKGFLVVWQPNDLAEARLGITVSKKVGNAVIRNRIKRYAREIFRCCRQALPPVDINVIARRESALMDFSRVKPELERSFRHIGVPSCSRALRSS from the coding sequence ATGCCTGATAGCTGCACGTTTCCGAAATCATCACGGCTTCGGAAGCGTGCGGACTTTGTCAGGCTTTTTGACGCTCCACACAAATTCAATGCCAAGGGCTTCCTTGTTGTCTGGCAACCGAATGATCTGGCTGAGGCCCGTCTCGGGATCACGGTCAGCAAAAAGGTTGGCAACGCCGTAATCCGCAACAGGATCAAGCGTTATGCCCGGGAAATCTTCAGATGCTGCAGGCAAGCGCTTCCGCCTGTGGATATCAACGTCATCGCACGGCGTGAGTCGGCACTGATGGATTTCAGCCGTGTGAAGCCGGAACTCGAGAGATCCTTCAGGCATATCGGCGTACCCTCATGCTCAAGAGCACTTCGCTCCTCTTAA